In one window of Paracoccus saliphilus DNA:
- a CDS encoding ABC transporter ATP-binding protein, translated as MGDTLLDLQGLTLHIPRHDAPLLDNVSLTVRRGETLCVVGESGCGKSLTSLAMMGLLAPGLLAGVAGRMRFEGAGIELADQAALAKLRGRRIGMIFQEPMSSLNPAHRIGDQIAEGWRRHNSGDGEDEALAILRRVGLPAAERRMRDYPHQMSGGMRQRVMIAMALVNNPALLIADEPTTALDVTIQAQILDLIAELQSERDMGTVLITHDLGVVAEIATTVAVMYAGRIVEYGPADAIFSDPQHPYTIGLMSSVPPLRGPRTRLATVPGMVPSIETMPQGCRFSTRCPFVQPHCATQPALSEVVSGHRAACHFAPLEQKLEGAA; from the coding sequence TTGGGCGATACACTTCTCGATTTGCAGGGATTGACGTTGCATATCCCGAGGCACGATGCCCCGCTGCTGGACAATGTGTCCCTGACGGTGCGCCGGGGCGAGACGCTGTGCGTCGTAGGTGAATCTGGATGCGGCAAAAGCCTGACTTCCCTGGCGATGATGGGGCTTTTGGCTCCGGGTCTTCTGGCCGGCGTGGCAGGGCGGATGCGGTTTGAAGGTGCCGGGATCGAACTGGCTGATCAGGCGGCACTGGCAAAACTGCGCGGGCGGCGGATCGGGATGATCTTTCAAGAGCCGATGTCCAGCTTGAATCCCGCTCACAGGATTGGCGATCAGATCGCCGAAGGCTGGCGGCGGCACAATTCAGGCGATGGCGAGGATGAGGCGCTGGCAATCCTGCGCCGTGTCGGCCTACCAGCAGCCGAGCGGAGGATGCGGGACTATCCCCACCAGATGTCGGGCGGCATGCGGCAGCGGGTGATGATCGCCATGGCACTGGTCAACAATCCGGCATTGCTGATCGCGGATGAACCGACCACCGCGTTGGATGTCACGATTCAGGCGCAGATCCTCGACCTGATCGCCGAGCTTCAGTCCGAGCGCGACATGGGTACGGTCCTGATCACCCATGATCTGGGCGTGGTTGCAGAGATCGCGACTACGGTGGCCGTCATGTATGCCGGTCGCATCGTCGAATATGGTCCTGCCGATGCGATCTTTTCCGATCCGCAGCATCCCTACACGATCGGGTTGATGTCGTCCGTTCCGCCATTGCGCGGACCGCGGACGAGGTTGGCGACCGTGCCGGGAATGGTTCCCTCGATAGAAACGATGCCGCAGGGATGCCGGTTCTCCACGCGCTGCCCCTTTGTTCAGCCGCACTGCGCCACTCAGCCTGCACTTTCCGAGGTCGTTTCCGGTCATCGCGCTGCCTGCCATTTCGCGCCGCTCGAGCAGAAGCTTGAAGGGGCGGCATGA
- a CDS encoding ABC transporter ATP-binding protein, giving the protein MSEAIIEAEGLAKRFGIGGSLLTSPQLLHAVDGVDLTVKRGETFAIVGESGCGKSTLARLLMRLLTPTEGRISVEGRDISDVAGPELRRLRRDVQFIFQDPFSSLNPRLTVARLVGEPLEMHRPELKAADRRAEVARLLSQVGLRPEHMDRYPHEFSGGQRQRIGIARALASGPKVLIGDEPVSALDVSVQAQVVNLLSDLRDRLGLTLVVIAHDLAVIRQMSDRVAVMYLGRIVETGPTDAIFSNPRHPYTRALLAAIPDPEGNGSKADLKGETPSPMDPPSGCHFRTRCPHAESRCAEIRPRLEDGGSGTEVACIRWREIARDIDAAPALRRRSEGAEQRFRLYREALDRAETTTTEHRQEVES; this is encoded by the coding sequence ATGAGCGAAGCCATCATCGAAGCCGAAGGATTGGCGAAACGGTTCGGGATTGGCGGCAGCCTGCTGACATCCCCGCAGCTTTTGCATGCCGTTGATGGCGTTGATCTGACCGTGAAGCGGGGAGAGACCTTTGCCATCGTCGGCGAGTCCGGATGCGGAAAGTCGACTCTCGCGCGGTTGCTGATGCGGCTTCTTACCCCGACCGAAGGACGAATCAGCGTCGAGGGGCGCGATATCTCGGATGTGGCTGGTCCAGAGTTGCGCAGACTGCGCCGTGATGTGCAGTTCATCTTTCAGGACCCGTTTTCATCACTGAATCCGCGCTTGACTGTTGCCCGGCTTGTGGGTGAGCCGCTGGAAATGCATCGTCCGGAACTGAAAGCGGCGGACCGCCGGGCCGAGGTTGCGCGCCTGCTGTCGCAGGTCGGGCTGCGGCCCGAGCATATGGACCGCTACCCGCATGAATTCAGTGGCGGCCAGCGGCAGCGCATCGGTATCGCGCGTGCTTTGGCGTCGGGCCCAAAGGTGCTGATCGGGGACGAGCCCGTCAGCGCCCTGGATGTCAGCGTGCAGGCGCAAGTGGTGAACCTGCTGTCGGATCTGCGTGATCGGTTGGGGCTGACATTGGTTGTGATCGCTCATGACCTGGCCGTGATCCGGCAGATGAGCGATCGCGTGGCGGTGATGTATCTGGGTCGTATCGTCGAAACAGGCCCGACCGACGCGATATTCTCCAATCCGCGGCACCCTTACACGCGGGCGCTTCTTGCTGCGATTCCTGATCCGGAGGGGAACGGGAGCAAGGCCGATCTGAAAGGCGAAACACCCAGCCCCATGGACCCGCCGTCGGGCTGTCATTTTCGGACCCGTTGTCCCCACGCGGAATCCCGTTGCGCCGAAATCCGGCCTCGGCTGGAAGACGGCGGCTCGGGCACCGAGGTTGCCTGCATACGCTGGCGCGAAATCGCGAGGGATATCGACGCGGCGCCTGCCTTGCGCCGCCGCAGCGAGGGGGCCGAGCAGCGATTCAGGTTGTATCGCGAAGCGCTGGACCGCGCCGAGACCACGACAACAGAACATCGACAGGAGGTTGAATCATGA
- a CDS encoding ABC transporter substrate-binding protein → MKIRKVLFLAAIMGSTAFAAQSQTLRIGLESDPDALDPDKSRTFVGRIVFTALCDKLIDVTPDLELVPQLATEWTVSEDGKTIDMTLREGVTFHDGTPFDAEAVKANIERSQTLEDSVRKSEVSSIESVEAVDATHVKLHLSAPDAPLLAQLADRSGMMLSPASFEGDVAANPVCSGPFKFKSRVAQDKIELEKYAEYWNADAIQLDAVTYLPIPDSTVRLANLQSGDLDLINRLAATDVQAVEGNADLAFARADGLGYQGITFNTANGSKSENPFGQDARLREALSLAIDREAINQVVFAGLNAPASQFVSAASPYFDPAYPVPARDLEKAKELIAEAGVEGDLTLELQAPNRPENQRVVQMIQAMAAEAGIKIDIVAKEFATMLADQQAGDFQASQVGWSGRIDPDGNIYGFVSTDGGFNDGKYSNPEIDRILAEARAVSDPAKRKELYHQANEILMAELPLFYIYNEAWLYGVSSGIEGFSPSPDGMIRLEGVAKSE, encoded by the coding sequence ATGAAAATCCGGAAAGTCCTTTTCCTTGCCGCGATCATGGGCAGCACGGCTTTTGCCGCGCAGTCCCAGACATTGCGGATCGGGCTTGAAAGCGATCCCGACGCGCTCGATCCCGACAAAAGCCGCACTTTCGTGGGAAGGATTGTCTTTACCGCGCTTTGCGACAAGCTGATCGATGTGACCCCCGACCTGGAACTTGTGCCGCAGCTCGCGACCGAATGGACCGTCAGCGAGGATGGCAAGACCATCGACATGACATTGCGTGAAGGCGTCACGTTCCACGACGGCACGCCCTTCGATGCCGAGGCGGTGAAAGCCAATATCGAACGCTCGCAAACCCTGGAAGACAGCGTGCGCAAATCCGAGGTCAGTTCGATCGAATCCGTCGAGGCTGTCGATGCGACCCATGTCAAACTGCATCTCAGCGCGCCGGATGCGCCGCTTCTGGCACAGCTGGCCGATCGTTCCGGCATGATGCTGTCCCCCGCCAGTTTCGAAGGTGATGTGGCGGCGAATCCCGTCTGTTCGGGGCCGTTCAAATTCAAGAGCCGCGTGGCGCAGGACAAGATCGAACTCGAAAAATACGCCGAATACTGGAATGCGGACGCGATCCAGCTGGATGCGGTCACCTATCTGCCGATCCCCGACAGCACAGTTCGGCTTGCGAACCTGCAATCGGGTGATCTGGATCTCATCAATCGGCTGGCCGCCACCGACGTTCAGGCCGTCGAAGGCAATGCCGATCTCGCTTTCGCCCGGGCCGATGGGCTGGGCTATCAGGGGATTACCTTTAACACCGCGAATGGCTCGAAATCCGAGAACCCGTTTGGTCAGGATGCAAGGCTGCGTGAGGCATTGTCCCTTGCTATCGACCGCGAGGCGATCAATCAGGTCGTATTCGCAGGGCTGAATGCCCCGGCGAGCCAGTTCGTATCGGCTGCGAGCCCCTATTTCGATCCTGCCTATCCGGTGCCTGCGCGGGATCTAGAGAAGGCAAAGGAGCTGATCGCGGAAGCCGGCGTCGAGGGCGATTTGACCCTGGAACTGCAAGCCCCGAACCGGCCGGAAAACCAGCGGGTCGTGCAGATGATCCAGGCGATGGCAGCCGAAGCCGGGATCAAGATCGATATCGTCGCCAAGGAATTCGCAACAATGTTGGCCGATCAGCAGGCGGGTGACTTTCAGGCAAGCCAGGTCGGCTGGTCCGGTCGCATCGATCCGGATGGCAATATCTATGGCTTCGTCAGCACAGATGGCGGCTTCAATGACGGAAAATACTCCAATCCCGAGATCGACCGGATTCTCGCCGAGGCACGGGCCGTCAGCGATCCGGCCAAGCGCAAGGAACTGTATCACCAGGCCAACGAGATCCTGATGGCCGAATTGCCGCTTTTCTACATCTATAATGAAGCATGGCTCTATGGCGTGTCCAGTGGGATCGAGGGCTTCAGCCCCAGTCCGGACGGGATGATCCGTCTGGAAGGTGTGGCCAAGTCTGAATGA
- a CDS encoding ABC transporter permease, whose translation MLSYLVRRLLISIPTLILISIFVFALQKLLPGDPVLALAGDDRDPETLNRLRELYHLNDPIWMQYLHWVRGAVQGDLGQSIRTGLPVSDMILSKLPVTIQLAVMSMIFAAAIGIPAGIISAVRKGTVTDYIANIVALSGLSIPNFWLGIMLILLVSVKWQLLPASGYVPLTEDPVQSVRTMLMPAFVLGTALAASLMRHTRSAMLGVLRQDYVRTARAKGLTERTVVLHHAFRNALTPVVTLAALLFGELIAGAVLTEQIFTIPGFGKMIVDAVFNRDYAVVQGVVLVTALGFILMNLVADTCYVLLNPRLRVS comes from the coding sequence ATGCTGTCTTATCTCGTCCGGCGATTGCTGATCTCGATCCCGACACTGATCCTGATCTCGATTTTCGTTTTCGCCCTGCAGAAATTGCTGCCCGGAGATCCGGTGCTGGCACTGGCCGGTGATGATCGCGATCCGGAAACGCTGAACCGGCTGCGCGAGCTTTATCATCTGAATGACCCTATCTGGATGCAGTATCTACATTGGGTCAGGGGGGCTGTGCAGGGCGATCTGGGGCAGTCGATCCGAACCGGCCTGCCTGTGAGCGACATGATCCTGTCCAAGCTGCCGGTAACGATACAGCTTGCCGTGATGTCAATGATCTTCGCTGCCGCGATCGGTATTCCCGCAGGAATAATCTCGGCCGTGCGCAAGGGAACCGTGACGGATTACATTGCCAATATCGTCGCGCTTTCCGGCCTGTCGATCCCGAATTTCTGGCTGGGAATCATGCTGATCCTGCTGGTCTCGGTGAAATGGCAGCTTCTGCCGGCCTCGGGCTATGTGCCGCTGACCGAGGACCCCGTGCAATCGGTTCGGACCATGCTGATGCCCGCTTTCGTGCTGGGCACCGCCTTGGCGGCTTCGCTGATGCGGCATACCCGCTCGGCCATGCTGGGCGTGCTGCGGCAGGATTACGTTCGCACGGCGCGGGCCAAGGGACTGACCGAGAGGACGGTGGTTCTGCATCACGCGTTCCGCAATGCACTGACGCCGGTCGTGACGCTGGCCGCGCTGTTGTTCGGCGAGTTGATCGCCGGTGCCGTGCTGACCGAGCAGATCTTTACCATTCCCGGTTTCGGCAAGATGATCGTCGATGCGGTGTTCAATCGCGATTATGCTGTGGTTCAAGGGGTGGTGCTGGTAACGGCTCTGGGCTTCATCCTGATGAACCTGGTCGCCGATACCTGCTATGTGCTTTTGAACCCGCGCTTGAGGGTAAGCTGA